The window GGGTACTCGCTCAAGTTAAGGGTGGGAAATCGCTTTCTCCTGGAAGTGGCATCGTGTTGGAGCAAGGCGTGAATATAGAGGTGATAGGACGGCGGAATGAATGGTTTGAGTTACGTTTTGATGATCCCCGCCCGGTATTCGAAATCCTTGATGACATTGGCCATATTCCGCTACCTCCCTATATTCAACGTCCCGACCAATCATTTGACCGAGAGCGTTACCAGACAATCTACGCTCGTCATCCCGGCGCGGTCGCCGCGCCTACTGCTGGCCTCCATTTTGATCAAACGCTCCTTAATCGGCTTGCTGAACAAGGGGTAAAAAGTGCGTATGTAACCCTGCATGTAGGCGCGGGAACCTTTCAGCCCATTCGCGTGGATGACCCGTGTGCGCATCGAATGCATCATGAATGGGTGGAGGTGTCAGAAGAAACGTTTCAAGCGGTGAGTACCACACGAGCGCGCGGCGGGCGAATTGTTGCTGTTGGCACCACGAGTGTGCGCGCTTTGGAAAGTGCCGCGCGCTGTGGTCACTTACTTCCCTTTCGCGGCGAAACCAACCTTTTTATCTACCCTGGTTACTGCTTCCAGACCGTTGACGCCTTGGTGACCAATTTTCACCTGCCGGAGTCTAGTTTACTCATGCTTGTGTGCGCATTCAGTGGTCGAGAGCAGGTCAT is drawn from Gammaproteobacteria bacterium and contains these coding sequences:
- the queA gene encoding tRNA preQ1(34) S-adenosylmethionine ribosyltransferase-isomerase; this translates as MKRSDFHFELPSELIAQYPTERGASRLLVLDGASGRHEDRIFSELSELLVAGDLLVFNDTRVIPARLLGRKRSGGQIEVLVERVLDRTRVLAQVKGGKSLSPGSGIVLEQGVNIEVIGRRNEWFELRFDDPRPVFEILDDIGHIPLPPYIQRPDQSFDRERYQTIYARHPGAVAAPTAGLHFDQTLLNRLAEQGVKSAYVTLHVGAGTFQPIRVDDPCAHRMHHEWVEVSEETFQAVSTTRARGGRIVAVGTTSVRALESAARCGHLLPFRGETNLFIYPGYCFQTVDALVTNFHLPESSLLMLVCAFSGREQVMAAYCHAVEARYRFFSYGDAMFLTANLAVYS